Proteins found in one Thermosinus carboxydivorans Nor1 genomic segment:
- a CDS encoding small, acid-soluble spore protein, alpha/beta type, giving the protein MDGVMSDKLKKKLAHDLGFGNKIEDGDWGDVTTREVGMMVREAIKRAEQTLAEQDTDTLKA; this is encoded by the coding sequence ATGGATGGAGTCATGTCCGATAAACTCAAAAAAAAGTTGGCCCATGATCTTGGCTTTGGCAACAAGATTGAAGACGGCGACTGGGGTGACGTCACCACCCGCGAAGTAGGAATGATGGTAAGGGAAGCCATAAAACGCGCCGAGCAAACATTGGCAGAGCAAGATACCGACACACTTAAGGCATAA
- a CDS encoding ferritin — MISAKMQDALNRQIQAEFQSAYLYLAMSAYCESKNLKGFAHWLKVQYQEETGHALKILDYLLERGGTAELKAIEAPSVEFGSPAEIFEKVLAHEQHITSLIHNLYETAVAEKDLATQVFLQWFITEQVEEEASASDVLERIKMVGDRSSSILYLDKELGKREG; from the coding sequence ATGATCAGTGCTAAAATGCAGGATGCTTTAAATCGTCAAATCCAGGCAGAATTTCAGTCGGCTTACCTCTACCTTGCTATGTCGGCTTATTGCGAGTCGAAAAATTTAAAAGGCTTTGCCCATTGGCTTAAGGTACAATACCAGGAAGAAACTGGCCATGCTCTCAAGATCCTTGATTATCTCCTCGAACGGGGCGGCACGGCAGAACTGAAGGCAATTGAAGCGCCGTCGGTTGAATTTGGGTCGCCGGCTGAAATTTTTGAAAAAGTCCTCGCTCATGAACAGCATATAACCAGTTTGATTCATAATCTGTATGAGACAGCAGTCGCAGAGAAAGATCTTGCGACGCAAGTTTTTCTCCAATGGTTCATTACCGAGCAAGTGGAAGAAGAAGCCAGCGCCAGCGATGTACTGGAGCGGATCAAGATGGTTGGCGACCGCAGCAGTTCTATTCTTTATCTTGACAAAGAACTTGGCAAACGGGAAGGTTAA
- a CDS encoding FAD-dependent oxidoreductase, which produces MKRIVVIGGVAAGLKAASKARRCDPKAQITVVEKGELISYGACGMPYYVAGDVDNIQQLMMTPAGAVRNPAFFKNVKDIDVKTKTLATKINRERKTVTVKNLETGEEAELPYDKLVIATGASPVKPPLPGIELANIFQMWHPNDAKAVREGLERGKFSRAVIIGAGLVGIEMAEALKMWEIDVSVVEMKDQVFPAFLDQEIAGAVEKYAREKGIHIYTGEKVERFNGDGSVREVVTDKRVLPADLVILAIGVRPNVELAKDAGLQLGVTGAIAVNEHMQTSDPDIYAGGDCVENTNIITGRKVYAPMGSTANKHGRVIGENLCGAKAKFRGVLNTVVVKVMDLTVGKVGLTERDAKELGYEYVTALVAGHDRPHYMPGAKLMSLKIVVDANTRRVLGAQAFGEAEIAKRIDVIATAITLGGTVDDLFDIDLAYAPPFSSPIDNVAVAANAVMNKLVGKLKGISPLEAKEKLNCEDIVFLDVRVARRM; this is translated from the coding sequence ATGAAACGAATTGTGGTGATCGGCGGCGTGGCCGCTGGCCTGAAAGCGGCGTCGAAAGCAAGACGCTGCGACCCGAAAGCTCAAATCACGGTAGTGGAAAAAGGTGAACTCATTTCTTACGGCGCCTGCGGTATGCCTTATTATGTGGCGGGTGATGTAGACAACATCCAACAGTTGATGATGACTCCTGCCGGCGCGGTGCGTAATCCTGCTTTTTTCAAAAATGTAAAAGATATTGATGTCAAAACAAAGACGTTGGCGACCAAGATTAACCGCGAGCGTAAGACGGTAACGGTAAAAAATCTGGAGACAGGTGAGGAAGCTGAACTACCGTATGACAAACTGGTTATTGCCACCGGTGCTTCGCCGGTAAAACCACCGCTGCCGGGCATTGAGTTGGCCAACATTTTCCAGATGTGGCATCCCAATGATGCCAAAGCGGTGCGTGAAGGTTTGGAACGCGGCAAATTCAGCCGGGCGGTAATTATCGGTGCCGGTCTGGTAGGTATAGAAATGGCCGAAGCGCTTAAAATGTGGGAAATCGATGTTTCTGTAGTGGAAATGAAAGATCAAGTGTTTCCCGCCTTCCTTGACCAGGAAATTGCCGGCGCGGTGGAAAAATATGCCCGGGAAAAAGGTATCCACATTTACACGGGCGAGAAAGTGGAACGGTTCAACGGTGACGGCAGCGTGCGGGAGGTTGTCACCGACAAGCGCGTTTTGCCTGCTGATTTAGTAATACTTGCTATAGGTGTGCGGCCGAATGTAGAGCTGGCTAAGGACGCAGGCCTGCAACTTGGCGTTACCGGCGCTATTGCTGTTAACGAACATATGCAGACCAGCGACCCCGATATTTATGCCGGCGGCGACTGTGTTGAAAATACCAATATCATTACCGGCCGCAAGGTCTATGCGCCCATGGGGTCAACCGCTAACAAACACGGCCGGGTTATTGGCGAAAATCTCTGTGGGGCCAAGGCTAAATTCCGTGGTGTCCTCAATACTGTCGTCGTTAAGGTAATGGACCTTACCGTGGGTAAAGTTGGTCTGACGGAACGAGACGCGAAAGAACTGGGTTATGAATATGTAACCGCCCTAGTCGCCGGTCATGACCGGCCGCACTATATGCCAGGCGCCAAACTTATGAGTCTTAAAATTGTTGTCGATGCCAATACGCGCCGGGTTTTAGGCGCCCAAGCCTTTGGCGAGGCCGAGATTGCTAAACGTATCGATGTGATTGCCACGGCCATCACCTTAGGCGGCACTGTCGACGATCTGTTTGACATTGACCTGGCTTACGCACCGCCCTTCAGCAGTCCCATCGACAATGTGGCGGTGGCAGCCAACGCGGTTATGAATAAACTGGTCGGCAAGCTGAAAGGCATTTCGCCCTTGGAAGCCAAGGAAAAACTTAACTGTGAAGACATTGTCTTTCTCGATGTCCGAGTCGCCCGAAGAATGTAA
- a CDS encoding rhodanese-like domain-containing protein translates to MKTLSFSMSESPEECKQIRLANCKDIRYIPLGQLRNRLNELDKDKEIIAFCKISLRGYEAALILEGEGFDKVKVMEGGIVAWPFECEK, encoded by the coding sequence GTGAAGACATTGTCTTTCTCGATGTCCGAGTCGCCCGAAGAATGTAAGCAAATCCGGCTGGCAAATTGCAAGGACATCCGCTACATCCCGTTGGGGCAACTTCGCAATCGGTTGAATGAGCTGGATAAAGACAAAGAAATTATTGCCTTCTGCAAAATCAGTTTGCGTGGCTATGAAGCGGCACTCATCCTAGAGGGTGAAGGCTTTGATAAGGTGAAAGTCATGGAGGGCGGCATTGTCGCCTGGCCATTTGAGTGTGAAAAATAA
- a CDS encoding molybdopterin molybdotransferase MoeA, translated as MALKLEIAQEMLLAAVAVMPVERQPLAHCWQRVLAETVIADIDFPPFDRSPLDGYAVIATEVEQARPDAPVRLRQIENIAAGSVARESVRPGTACRIMTGAPIPPGATGVIRLEDTAVDGDIVSIMAGAGAAKNICRRGEEIATGEVILTAGTVINAGAMGMLAVLGKAEPLVYVRPRVALIATGSELIAVDEPLVPGKIRNSNSYMLSAQVQEAGAQARLLGVAGDDVDAIAELVEYAADCDVCITTGGASVGDYDLIGEVFKKLGVKVLFERVSIKPGMPVLAGVKENKLFIGLSGNPAAASISFEQLVRPVLLKMSGRTNWWRPCVKARLAAPFGKSTGAKRFVWARCWQGEAGLLAEPLSLQGNGMLKSAIAANALVVIPENSPPLPAGTEVEVILLVNG; from the coding sequence ATGGCGTTAAAATTGGAAATAGCGCAGGAAATGCTGTTGGCCGCGGTCGCCGTCATGCCGGTCGAGCGCCAGCCGTTGGCGCACTGCTGGCAGCGCGTGCTGGCCGAAACGGTGATTGCCGATATCGATTTTCCGCCCTTTGACCGTTCACCTTTGGATGGGTATGCCGTCATTGCCACTGAGGTTGAACAGGCTCGGCCGGACGCCCCAGTGCGCTTACGTCAGATCGAAAACATTGCCGCCGGTAGTGTTGCCCGTGAATCCGTCCGGCCTGGCACGGCTTGCCGCATTATGACCGGAGCGCCAATCCCGCCGGGCGCGACTGGTGTCATCCGGCTGGAGGATACGGCGGTAGACGGCGATATCGTTTCAATTATGGCCGGTGCGGGGGCGGCCAAAAACATCTGTCGGCGCGGCGAAGAAATCGCCACCGGTGAAGTTATATTAACCGCCGGCACTGTTATCAATGCTGGTGCGATGGGCATGCTGGCCGTACTGGGTAAGGCTGAACCGCTCGTTTATGTTCGGCCGCGCGTCGCGCTTATTGCCACCGGCAGCGAGCTCATTGCGGTCGATGAACCGTTGGTGCCGGGGAAAATTCGTAATTCCAATAGCTACATGCTCAGCGCCCAGGTGCAGGAGGCTGGCGCTCAGGCGCGGCTACTCGGCGTGGCCGGCGACGATGTGGACGCCATTGCCGAACTTGTCGAATACGCTGCCGACTGTGATGTTTGTATTACCACCGGTGGCGCATCGGTGGGTGATTATGATTTAATCGGCGAAGTCTTTAAGAAGTTGGGCGTGAAGGTACTGTTTGAACGCGTCAGTATTAAACCGGGGATGCCGGTATTGGCCGGCGTGAAAGAAAATAAGTTGTTTATTGGCTTGTCCGGTAATCCGGCGGCGGCCAGCATTTCATTCGAACAGTTGGTGCGGCCGGTTTTGCTCAAAATGAGCGGCCGTACTAATTGGTGGCGGCCGTGCGTTAAAGCTAGGCTGGCAGCGCCGTTTGGCAAAAGCACCGGGGCAAAACGCTTTGTTTGGGCTAGGTGTTGGCAAGGTGAAGCGGGGCTGCTCGCCGAGCCGCTTTCGCTTCAGGGCAATGGTATGCTAAAATCGGCCATTGCCGCTAATGCGCTTGTTGTCATTCCCGAAAACAGCCCGCCACTACCGGCCGGTACGGAAGTAGAGGTTATCCTTTTAGTCAACGGCTAA
- a CDS encoding TorD/DmsD family molecular chaperone, which yields MNKQEYRIGLYVLFAEMLKEPTEEFAQELPDMVQYCHEAFAALGYNIPLAAYQGWGRWADDVQALKDAYLRAFVFPPDRRLVPVESIYRQWTFDETAEVPIAKEKGYLMSDAALHMLELYKQYGLEIPREFRSMPDHLCLELEFAAFLLEKESPTRQAVYIREHLDWVGDLCQDAFSLEIPQFYREVVYVISLFLEHELQAVAEAS from the coding sequence GTGAATAAACAGGAGTACCGCATTGGATTGTATGTGCTGTTTGCAGAAATGTTAAAGGAACCGACTGAGGAATTTGCCCAAGAATTACCGGACATGGTGCAGTATTGCCATGAGGCGTTTGCTGCTTTAGGGTATAATATACCTTTAGCGGCTTACCAGGGATGGGGCCGTTGGGCTGACGATGTCCAGGCTCTTAAAGACGCCTACCTTCGCGCGTTCGTTTTTCCGCCTGACCGGCGGTTGGTGCCAGTTGAGTCAATATACCGGCAATGGACCTTCGATGAAACGGCCGAAGTTCCTATTGCCAAAGAAAAAGGTTATCTTATGAGCGATGCTGCGCTCCATATGCTGGAGCTCTATAAACAATACGGGTTGGAAATTCCCCGTGAATTTCGGAGTATGCCCGACCATCTCTGCCTGGAACTGGAGTTTGCCGCCTTTCTGCTGGAAAAGGAAAGCCCCACGCGCCAGGCGGTTTATATTCGCGAACATCTTGACTGGGTAGGCGACCTATGCCAGGACGCGTTTAGTCTGGAAATTCCGCAGTTTTACCGTGAGGTTGTTTACGTTATTTCCTTGTTCCTGGAGCATGAATTGCAGGCAGTAGCGGAGGCGAGTTAA